The following nucleotide sequence is from Pedobacter sp. PACM 27299.
TTCGCACTGGCAGTGAATGAAGAAAATGCTTCTTTTGGACGTGTGGTTACCGCACCTACCAATGGAGCAGCAGGTGTAATCCCAGCAGTTCTACAATATTATATCGCTTTTTGTGATGGTTACACAGATGAGAAAATCGCGCAGTTTATTGCCTGCGCTTCGGAAATAGGCAGTATTTTCAAGAAAGGTGCTACTATTTCAGCAGCAATGGGTGGCTGTCAGGCAGAAATCGGTGTTTCTTCCGCAATGGCCGCCGCAGCATTAACAGAATGTCTAGGTGGTTCTCAGCGTCAGGTTTTAATGGCCGCAGAAATAGCAATGGAACACCATTTAGGTTTAACTTGTGATCCTATTGGAGGCCTGGTACAAATTCCATGTATTGAAAGAAATACCATGGGTGCGATCAAAGCCATCACTGCAAGTCAGCTGGCATTACAGAGTAACCCTGATAAAGCAAAAGTAAGTCTAGATGCCGTAGTGAATACCATGTGGGAAACTGCATTGGATATGAACTCCAAATATAAAGAAACTTCAGACGGTGGGTTGGCCACCAACATCCCGATCAGTTTACCGGAATGTTAATCAGCAGTATTAAAGGGTTTAATTTATTTTAAGCCCTTTAATACTTTTGGTTCCAGCTGTACTGCCCAATCTAAGTACATTTTCCCGGAAGGATGTAATCCATCAGAGGCGACTAAAGCTCCATCTGATGCCGCCAAACGTGATGCCGCTGTAATGTCCGTATAACTGATGCCCTGCGCCAATGTTTCTTCTTTATTGATGGCATTAAAAGCATCAATATCCGCAGCAATAGCTGAAACATCCCTGCCACTTTGCTGCCCATAAGGGGTAGCTCCCCAGTCTGGAATAGAGACCACAAATACATGCGCCTTCTGTCCTCCCGCAAATGCGATGGCCGTTTCCAGCAAATCCTTAAACTCTTTACGGTAAGTGGTTTTCGATTCCCCGCGATATTGGTTATTTACACCAATCAGCAGGGTCAGGAGGTCAAATTTTTTGTTTATCGCTGCCGTTTTAATGCCTTGCTTTAATTCTGAAGTCGTCCAGCCTGTTTTGGCAATGATCTCTGGCCTGCCCACATCGAGTCCTTTTACTTTTAACAGTTTGCTCAGTTGATGAGGAAAACTACCGGACAGCGGAACAGCTTCTCCAATAGTATAAGAATCGCCAATGGCTAAATAAGTCAAGGTATCTGCAGGCATCATGGTTTTTGCATTATTTTTTTCGCAAGCCAATAATACCAATAATGATAGAGATATCAGAAAGGATTTCATAAAATAGATATACGGAAACACTAAGTATGAAGATGTCCCGTAAACAATTTATAGCCGTAATTGACCAGGATGATCGTTCCGCTGAGCAGATAGAGCACTTTAATCAGTTTATCGGCGTTGCCCTTATAGAAAAAATGGGCAGGTAATGCGATGCTGAAAGTGAGTAAAAGCGGTATTGTTGGCGGATATAGCAGCCAGCTATCTTGCCATTGCCCATTAATTAAGGCCAGTAAGGACCTTTGAAAGCCACATCCCGGGCAGTCTATCCCCGTCAGGTACTTAAATGGACAGGGTATAAAAAAACGATCCGCCTGACCTATAAAAGAAGACCAGCCGGATCGCAGATATATCAATAAGTCCAGCAATTACTGAGGTGTAGCTGGTGGCTGGTTAAAAGGATCATTGCCGCCAAAACCATTGAATCGCTGTGCTTCTGCCGCAGAAGGACCTAAATATTGCGCGCTGCCAAAACCTAACATCGGAATAAAAATGAAGGAAAGCAACACCAATCCAACCGTATAACTTTCTGTTTTACCAAAGCTTTTGCTCAATAAATTCAACAGCCAGATGCTAAAGATAGGTGCAGTACATGGGATCAGTAACCATAAAATCCAAATGGTCGGTTTACCGACAATCTCAATCAGGACAATACTATTGTAAATTGGAACAAGAGATGCCCAGCCAGGTTTGCCAGCTTTAACGAAGATTTTCCACATACCGATAATGTTCAGCAAAATCAGCACAAAAGAAAAAAGACCGAAGCCCAGTAGGAAACCTCCGGAAGTATCGGAGAGAGCGTTGTTATAG
It contains:
- a CDS encoding SGNH/GDSL hydrolase family protein, producing MMPADTLTYLAIGDSYTIGEAVPLSGSFPHQLSKLLKVKGLDVGRPEIIAKTGWTTSELKQGIKTAAINKKFDLLTLLIGVNNQYRGESKTTYRKEFKDLLETAIAFAGGQKAHVFVVSIPDWGATPYGQQSGRDVSAIAADIDAFNAINKEETLAQGISYTDITAASRLAASDGALVASDGLHPSGKMYLDWAVQLEPKVLKGLK
- a CDS encoding DUF2752 domain-containing protein, whose product is MIYLRSGWSSFIGQADRFFIPCPFKYLTGIDCPGCGFQRSLLALINGQWQDSWLLYPPTIPLLLTFSIALPAHFFYKGNADKLIKVLYLLSGTIILVNYGYKLFTGHLHT
- a CDS encoding DUF5684 domain-containing protein, encoding MNYNNALSDTSGGFLLGFGLFSFVLILLNIIGMWKIFVKAGKPGWASLVPIYNSIVLIEIVGKPTIWILWLLIPCTAPIFSIWLLNLLSKSFGKTESYTVGLVLLSFIFIPMLGFGSAQYLGPSAAEAQRFNGFGGNDPFNQPPATPQ